The Impatiens glandulifera chromosome 3, dImpGla2.1, whole genome shotgun sequence genome contains a region encoding:
- the LOC124930997 gene encoding 4-coumarate:CoA ligase 1-like, whose product MMMEEKKEQKENIFRSKLPDIYIPDHLPLHSYCFEKISEFSSRPCLINASNDQIYTYSEVELTSRRVAAGLNNLGINKGDVIMILLHNSPEFVFSFLGSSYRGSIATAANPLYTPAEIAKQASVAKAKLIITKSCYVEKISEFAKINGVRIVCIDNNNHEFLRFSDLTDASEHDIPEVDINPNDIIALPFSSGTTGLPKGVMLTHRGQVTSVAQQVDGDNPNLYFKSDDVIMCFLPLFHIYSLNSVLLCGLRVGAAILIMEKFEIVHLMELVQRYKVTVAPIVPTIALAIAKSPVVDNYDLSSIRIAMSGGAPMGKELEDAVRPKLKNAVLGQGYGMTEAGPVLAMCLGFAKEAWEVKSGACGTVVRNAEMKIVDPDSNVSLSRNQPGEIWIRGHQIMKGYLNDPIATQETIDSDGWLHTGDIGYIDENDEVFIIDRLKEMIKYSGFQVAPAELEAMLISHPNIAGAAVVAMKDERAGEIPVAFIVKSNGSEINEEDIMKYISDQVIYYKRIRKVFFTDEIPKAPSGKILRKNLRARLEN is encoded by the exons ATGATGatggaggagaagaaggagcAAAAAGAAAACATATTCCGATCAAAGTTGCCGGACATCTACATCCCAGATCATCTCCCACTTCATAGctattgttttgaaaaaatctCAGAATTTAGTTCCCGGCCTTGTCTTATCAACGCCTCCAACGACCAAATCTACACCTACTCCGAGGTAGAGCTAACTTCTAGAAGAGTAGCCGCGGGTCTAAACAACCTAGGCATAAACAAAGGCGATGTTATAATGATCCTCCTCCACAACTCCCCGGAGTTCGTGTTCTCGTTCCTCGGCTCCTCCTATCGAGGGTCCATCGCCACCGCCGCCAACCCATTATACACTCCCGCCGAAATCGCCAAACAAGCCTCAGTCGCCAAGGCAAAGCTCATCATAACCAAATCATGTTATGTCGAGAAAATCTCCGAATTCGCGAAGATAAATGGAGTGAGGATCGTATGCattgataataataatcatGAATTTCTCCGTTTCTCCGATCTTACTGATGCCAGTGAACACGATATCCCCGAGGTTGATATAAACCCTAACGATATAATAGCTCTTCCTTTCTCGTCGGGGACAACCGGTTTGCCCAAGGGTGTGATGCTGACTCACAGGGGACAAGTCACCAGCGTGGCGCAGCAGGTTGACGGCGACAATCCAAACCTCTATTTCAAAAGTGATGATGTTATCATGTGCTTTCTTCCATTGTTTCATATATACTCCCTCAACTCGGTTCTCTTGTGCGGGCTTCGCGTTGGGGCGGCGATCTTAATCATGGAGAAGTTCGAGATCGTTCATTTGATGGAGTTAGTGCAGAGATATAAG gTGACGGTCGCTCCGATTGTACCAACAATCGCACTAGCGATCGCAAAGAGTCCGGTTGTGGATAATTATGACCTATCGTCGATCCGGATAGCAATGTCCGGCGGGGCGCCAATGGGGAAGGAGCTGGAGGATGCGGTTAGACCTAAGCTTAAGAATGCTGTACTAGGACAG ggTTATGGGATGACCGAGGCTGGGCCGGTTCTTGCCATGTGCCTCGGGTTTGCTAAGGAGGCTTGGGAGGTAAAATCTGGAGCTTGTGGAACGGTCGTGAGGAACGCTGAGATGAAGATTGTTGACCCTGATTCCAATGTCTCGCTTTCGAGGAACCAGCCCGGAGAGATTTGGATTCGAGGTCATCAAATCATGAAAG GTTACCTAAATGACCCAATAGCGACACAAGAAACAATCGATTCAGACGGATGGCTTCACACGGGTGATATCGGTTACATAGACGAAAACGATGAGGTCTTCATCATTGACCGATTGAAAGAAATGATCAAATACAGTGGCTTTCAGGTTGCCCCAGCTGAGCTCGAAGCCATGTTGATTTCCCACCCAAACATAGCTGGAGCTGCAGTTGTAGC AATGAAAGATGAACGTGCAGGAGAAATTCCAGTTGCATTTATAGTTAAATCGAATGGTTCAGAAATAAATGAGGAAGATATTATGAAATACATATCAGATCAG gttATATACTACAAGAGAATAAGAAAAGTGTTCTTCACCGATGAGATTCCAAAAGCTCCTTCGGGTAAAATCCTTCGAAAAAACCTAAGAGCAAGGCTTGAAAATTGA
- the LOC124932864 gene encoding uncharacterized protein LOC124932864, which produces MEMSYSRVYALTALIWVLFITCRLGSLNQIPHEFHDNLSQSPSSNDEIRILIGILTLPEQHQRRHILRLVYGTQTVAGAKIDVKFVFCNLTKEDHKLLVALEIMRYNDIIILNCEENMNKGKTYIYFSSLPGMFDDVDVGGLLEPPYHYVGKIDDDTYFRLESLVESLRPLPRNDLYYGFVIPCSSMDPFNRYMSGMGFFVSWDIVSWIKDSDIPRNHVEGPEDRVFGDWMRKGQRGKNRFNAKWSMYNYPDPKSVCSHELWPETIAVHLLKKQEKWIKTLQFFNVTKNLKPSKLYHLS; this is translated from the exons ATGGAGATGTCCTACAGCCGTGTATATGCCCTTACTGCTCTGATCTGGGTCCTCTTTATAACTTGTAGGTTAGGTTCCCTAAACCAAATCCCACATGAGTTTCATGATAACCTCTCTCAAAGTCCCTCATCAAATGATGAGATTCGTATCCTCATCGGAATCTTAACCCTACCGGAGCAACATCAACGCCGCCACATCCTCCGTCTTGTCTACGGCACACAAACCGTCGCCGGAGCAAAAATCGATGTCAAATTCGTTTTCTGCAACCTAACCAAAGAGGATCATAAACTACTTGTTGCACTGGAAATTATGAG ATATAATGATATCATTATCTTAAATTGCGAAGAGAACATGAACAAGggaaaaacatacatatatttcTCAAGTCTCCCCGGAATGTTTGATGATGTCGACGTTGGAGGATTGTTGGAGCCACCTTATCATTACGTGGGGAAAATAGACGACGACACATACTTTAGATTGGAAAGTTTGGTAGAGTCACTTAGACCATTGCCTAGAAACGATTTGTACTATGGTTTCGTGATCCCATGTTCTAGCATGGATCCATTCAACCGTTACATGTCGGGTATGGGATTCTTTGTGTCTTGGGATATTGTTAGTTGGATTAAGGATTCGGATATTCCTAGGAATCATGTTGAAGGTCCCGAGGATAGGGTTTTTGGTGATTGGATGAGAAAAGGCCAACGAGGAAAGAATCGGTTTAATGCTAAATGGTCGATGTATAACTATCCAGATCCGAAAAGTGTGTGCTCCCATGAGCTTTGGCCCGAGACTATAGCGGTTCATTTGTTGAAGAAACAGGAGAAGTGGATTAAGACGTTACAATTCTTCAATGTCACCAAGAATCTCAAACCATCTAAACTATACCATTTATCTTGA
- the LOC124932040 gene encoding uncharacterized protein LOC124932040, producing MGKSQNHRRLILTSFPFILFLCAFVFLNQVRFDNILKFGKFMPIQLYNNNSSTTPGLLSSNEGDIRILLGILTLPDQYNRRNFLRLIYGTQPRVTGAKIDVKFVFCNLTKEDQKVLIALEIMMYNDIIILNCTENMNKGKTYTYFSSLPTLFDSELTPPYHYVAKADDDTYFRLEALVDSLRPLPRDDLYYGYVIPCPSKDPFNRYMSGMGFLVSWDIVEWIKDSEIPKKHMEGPEDKVFGDWMREGKRGMNRFNAKWSMYNYPEPPTQCTHELWPETIAVHLLKTQEKWIKTLQFFNVTQNIKPSKLYHI from the coding sequence ATGGGGAAGTCTCAAAATCATCGCCGGTTAATCCTAACATCTTTTCCGTTCATCCTCTTCCTTTGCGCATTTGTTTTCCTCAACCAAGTTCGGTTCGACAACATACTCAAATTCGGTAAATTTATGCCAATTCAATTGTATAACAATAACTCTTCCACCACCCCCGGTTTACTCTCTTCAAATGAAGGCGACATTCGAATACTCCTCGGAATCTTAACCCTACCCGACCAATATAACCGTCGTAACTTCCTCCGTCTCATCTACGGCACACAACCGCGTGTTACCGGTGCGAAAATCGACGTCAAATTTGTCTTTTGCAACCTCACGAAAGAGGATCAAAAGGTACTAATAGCTCTAGAGATTATGATGTACAATGACATCATAATTCTAAATTGCACCGAAAACATGAACAAGGGCAAAACCTACACTTATTTCTCGAGCCTCCCAACATTGTTCGATTCCGAGTTGACCCCGCCTTATCATTACGTGGCAAAGGCCGATGACGACACGTATTTTCGATTGGAAGCTCTTGTGGATTCGCTTAGGCCATTGCCTAGAGACGATTTGTACTATGGTTATGTCATTCCGTGCCCTAGTAAGGACCCTTTTAACCGTTACATGTCGGGTATGGGATTTTTGGTTTCTTGGGATATTGTTGAATGGATTAAGGATTCGGAAATTCCTAAGAAACATATGGAGGGTCCCGAGGATAAGGTTTTTGGCGATTGGATGAGGGAAGGAAAACGAGGAATGAATCGGTTTAATGCTAAATGGTCAATGTACAATTATCCCGAGCCGCCGACTCAATGTACTCATGAGCTTTGGCCGGAGACGATCGCGGTTCATCTTTTAAAGACACAAGAGAAGTGGATTAAGACACTGCAATTTTTCAACgtaactcaaaatattaaaccatctaaattaTACCATATATAG
- the LOC124932533 gene encoding uncharacterized protein LOC124932533 → MGKSQNHCRLILTSFPFILFLCAFVFLNQVRIDNLLKFGKFMPIQLYNNNSSTTPGLLSSNEGEIRILLGILTLADQYKRRYFLRLIYGTQPRVTGAKIDVKFVFCNLTKEDQKVLIALEIMMYNDIIILNCTENMNKGKTYTYFSSLPTLFDSELTPPYHYVAKADDDTYFRLEALVDSLRPLPRDDLYYGYVIPCPSKDPFNRYMSGMGYFVSWDIVEWIKDSEIPKKHMEGPEDKVFGEWMMEGKRGMNRFNAKWSMYNYPEPRTQCTHELWPETIAVHLLKTQEKWIKTLQFFNVTQNIKPSKLYHI, encoded by the exons ATGGGGAAGTCTCAAAATCATTGTCGGTTAATCCTAACATCTTTTCCGTTCATCCTCTTCCTTTGCGCATTTGTTTTCCTCAACCAAGTTCGGATCGACAACTTACTGAAATTCGGTAAATTTATGCCAATTCAATTGTATAACAATAACTCTTCCACCACCCCCGGTTTACTCTCTTCAAATGAAGGCGAAATTCGAATACTCCTCGGAATCTTAACCCTAGCCGACCAATATAAACGTCGTTACTTCCTCCGTCTCA tctACGGCACACAACCGCGTGTTACCGGTGCGAAAATCGACGTCAAATTTGTCTTTTGCAACCTCACGAAAGAGGATCAAAAGGTACTAATAGCTCTAGAGATTATGATGTACAATGACATCATAATTCTAAATTGCACCGAAAACATGAACAAGGGCAAAACCTACACTTATTTCTCGAGCCTCCCAACATTGTTCGATTCCGAGTTGACCCCGCCTTATCATTACGTGGCAAAGGCCGATGACGACACGTATTTTCGATTGGAAGCTCTTGTGGATTCGCTTAGGCCATTGCCTAGAGACGATTTGTACTATGGTTATGTCATTCCGTGCCCTAGTAAGGACCCTTTTAACCGTTACATGTCGGGTATGGGATATTTTGTTTCTTGGGATATTGTTGAATGGATTAAGGATTCCGAAATTCCTAAGAAACATATGGAGGGTCCCGAGGATAAGGTTTTTGGCGAATGGATGATGGAAGGAAAACGAGGAATGAATCGGTTTAATGCTAAATGGTCGATGTACAATTATCCCGAGCCGCGAACTCAATGTACTCATGAGCTTTGGCCGGAGACGATCGCGGTTCATCTTTTGAAGACCCAAGAGAAGTGGATTAAGACGTTGCAATTTTTCAATGttactcaaaatattaaaccatctaaattaTACCATATATAG
- the LOC124931577 gene encoding DNA repair protein XRCC3 homolog: protein MKPENLIQSHRITQKCTTGCPILDRFLAGGLSCNSLTELVGESSSGKTQICLQLLISAQLPISLGGLSAASLYLCSELPFPFRRLQQLSVSFRSAYPQVFSSYDPCDNIFVEAVHSADHLFDNLLKFDSLISKNSSAQFPVKVIIIDSIAALFRSEFDNTPSDLKRRSSLFFKISSKLKYLANRYDLAVVITNQVVDYVASSDGMNGLRIGNLGCLYSSGRRICPALGLSWANCVNSRLFLARNDEIIDHRDGFEQRSRTRRHLYIIFSPYLPESSCEFAVLREGVSGVQATSCQI, encoded by the coding sequence ATGAAACCGGAAAACCTAATACAGAGTCATCGGATAACCCAAAAGTGCACCACCGGTTGTCCAATCCTAGACCGTTTCCTCGCCGGCGGTTTATCCTGCAACTCCCTAACCGAACTCGTCGGCGAGAGTTCTTCCGGCAAAACCCAAATCTGCCTTCAACTCCTCATCTCCGCTCAACTACCCATCTCCCTCGGCGGCCTTTCCGCCGCCTCTCTCTATCTCTGCTCCGAACTTCCATTCCCCTTTCGCCGTCTCCAACAACTTTCTGTTTCATTTCGCTCCGCATATCCCCAGGTTTTCTCATCCTACGATCCCTGCGATAATATATTTGTTGAGGCCGTTCATTCTGCAGACCACCTGTTTGATAATTTGCTCAAGTTTGATTCTCTAATTTCGAAAAATTCGTCAGCCCAGTTTCCTGTTAAGgttattattattgattcaATTGCTGCTTTGTTTAGATCTGAATTTGATAATACCCCGTCTGATTTGAAGAGAAGATCTTCGTTGTTCTTTAAGATTTCTAGTAAACTGAAGTATTTGGCGAATAGGTATGATCTAGCTGTTGTTATTACTAATCAAGTTGTTGATTATGTGGCGTCTTCGGATGGTATGAATGGGTTGAGAATTGGTAATTTAGGATGTTTGTATTCATCTGGAAGAAGGATTTGTCCTGCTTTGGGTTTATCTTGGGCAAATTGTGTAAATTCAAGACTGTTTTTAGCGAGAAATGATGAGATAATTGATCATCGAGATGGATTTGAGCAACGTTCGAGAACAAGGCGACATCTTTATATCATATTCTCCCCTTATTTGCCGGAATCATCTTGTGAGTTTGCTGTTCTTAGAGAAGGGGTTTCTGGAGTTCAAGCAACGTCATGTCAAATTTAA
- the LOC124929874 gene encoding uncharacterized protein LOC124929874: protein MASSDNWILLRRLKTAVKKIKFLLNFNIHQFLLTNRRLSFNQPPQGLIVCMDQEPESESLGPLLRTASGLSGAGGQSDDDIDNKADIFISNFYRQLRIERQISLELHYCRGNSFSSVSA from the coding sequence ATGGCCTCCTCCGACAACTGGATATTGCTCCGGCGGCTAAAGACGGCGGTAAAGAAGATCAAATTCCTCTTAAACTTCAACATTCACCAATTTCTCTTAACCAATCGCCGCCTCAGTTTCAACCAGCCGCCGCAGGGACTGATCGTATGCATGGACCAAGAACCCGAATCGGAGTCGTTAGGACCGTTGTTGAGAACCGCAAGCGGACTCTCCGGCGCCGGCGGACAATCCGATGACGATATTGACAATAAAGCTGatatttttatatctaatttcTATCGCCAGCTCCGAATTGAAAGACAGATTTCCCTTGAGCTCCATTACTGCAGGGGAAATAGTTTCAGTTCTGTTTCTGCCTag